Proteins encoded by one window of Cryptosporangium minutisporangium:
- a CDS encoding acetamidase/formamidase family protein: MTLQAREGRIPGDHYLETTPETALWGFLPNRSSRPALSVESGAVVTIDTLSHEGILEDQGRDPVTYLAGFGVKADDVLEDSRLFAASDLAHDFDDGPHVVTGPIAVAGAEPGDLLRVDVLELAIRVPYGFISNRHGYGALPGEFPEGSLRREDANLLDPASYGSNIHFTDVTESGGALYGNLRFGEGRRVRFPLRPFLGLMGVAVDTDEPVPSVPPGDHGGNMDVNELQAGSSLYLPVQTVGALFYAGDPHYAQGDGEVALTALEAPLRATLRLSVLKDAEARAAVGLVNAPFVETDTHWIPVGMDPDLNEAMRKAVRRAVSFLELTQGMPRATALAYLSAAGDFEVSQVVDAVKGVHCLIRKADFGA, encoded by the coding sequence GTGACGCTGCAGGCGCGCGAAGGTCGCATCCCCGGCGACCACTACCTCGAGACGACGCCGGAGACCGCCCTCTGGGGCTTCCTGCCCAACCGCAGCAGCAGGCCCGCGCTGAGCGTCGAGAGCGGCGCGGTCGTCACCATCGACACCCTCAGCCACGAGGGCATCCTGGAGGACCAGGGCCGTGATCCGGTCACCTACCTCGCCGGGTTCGGGGTGAAGGCCGACGACGTCCTCGAGGACTCCCGCCTGTTCGCCGCGTCCGACCTCGCGCACGACTTCGACGACGGTCCGCACGTGGTCACCGGACCGATCGCGGTCGCCGGCGCCGAGCCCGGCGACTTACTCCGGGTCGACGTCCTCGAACTCGCGATCCGCGTCCCCTACGGATTCATCAGCAACCGGCACGGCTACGGCGCGCTGCCCGGCGAGTTCCCGGAGGGATCGCTGCGCCGCGAGGACGCCAACCTCCTGGACCCGGCGAGCTACGGCAGCAACATCCACTTCACCGACGTCACCGAGTCCGGTGGTGCGCTCTACGGCAACCTGCGCTTCGGGGAAGGGCGCCGTGTCCGCTTCCCGCTGCGGCCGTTCCTCGGCCTGATGGGGGTCGCGGTCGACACCGACGAGCCGGTGCCCTCGGTTCCGCCCGGTGACCACGGCGGCAACATGGACGTCAACGAGCTGCAGGCCGGCTCGTCGCTCTACCTCCCGGTGCAGACGGTCGGCGCGCTGTTCTACGCCGGCGACCCGCACTACGCGCAGGGCGACGGCGAGGTGGCGCTGACGGCGCTGGAGGCCCCGCTGCGCGCGACGCTCCGGCTGAGCGTCCTCAAAGACGCCGAGGCGCGGGCCGCCGTCGGCTTGGTGAACGCCCCGTTCGTCGAGACCGACACGCACTGGATCCCGGTCGGCATGGACCCCGACCTGAACGAGGCCATGCGGAAGGCCGTCCGCCGGGCGGTCTCGTTCCTCGAGCTCACCCAGGGCATGCCGCGGGCGACCGCGCTGGCCTACCTGAGCGCGGCGGGCGACTTCGAGGTCAGTCAGGTCGTCGACGCGGTCAAGGGTGTGCACTGCCTGATCCGGAAGGCGGACTTCGGCGCCTGA
- a CDS encoding helix-turn-helix domain-containing protein, with product MTARPIAPRSAPPGPVSPAATPEEFERELNRLTLGGEGWAAILRRLAAHTGHTAWLFDVHGELLASSAAPAGDPPSVRASDVAQVFGAERPVPLTMSDGRPVRAASVRADRRRFGIVLLAEPVPPAVVPYLLAATTALAIEAVRRDAAADAGTAAGADLVDELRCGSLRPPDDLTRAAARFGMRLDAPHAGAVFEYDGPHLRAWATALPRAGATALHQGRRAWAVVPGGDGHELDRLRERAQAIVGEGVVRAASGPVVTGADRTAHSFREAEVLLALLLRRGEAVVLPYASLGLAQLLVTVPPERLREFVERHLGPLLPREDLVRTLRAWLASSGSRTAVADALHLHRNSVGYRVGQIKALLGVDPLDPEAIVLLQAALTAQELLLALDEHDPVVGGWASDRPGARKTP from the coding sequence ATGACGGCACGTCCGATCGCGCCCCGCTCGGCTCCGCCGGGCCCGGTATCGCCGGCCGCCACGCCGGAGGAGTTCGAGCGCGAGCTGAACCGGCTGACGCTCGGTGGCGAGGGCTGGGCCGCGATCCTGCGCCGGCTGGCCGCGCACACCGGCCACACCGCCTGGCTGTTCGACGTCCACGGCGAGCTGCTCGCGAGCTCTGCCGCGCCCGCCGGTGACCCGCCGAGTGTCCGTGCCTCCGATGTCGCCCAGGTATTCGGTGCCGAGCGTCCGGTACCGCTGACGATGTCCGACGGCCGTCCGGTCCGCGCCGCGTCGGTCCGCGCCGATCGCCGCCGCTTCGGCATCGTGCTGCTCGCCGAGCCGGTGCCGCCGGCTGTCGTCCCATACCTCCTGGCGGCCACCACCGCGCTCGCGATCGAGGCGGTCCGCCGGGACGCGGCGGCGGACGCCGGTACCGCCGCGGGCGCCGACCTCGTCGACGAGCTGCGCTGCGGCAGCCTGCGCCCGCCGGACGATCTGACCCGGGCAGCGGCCCGGTTCGGGATGCGTCTGGACGCCCCGCACGCCGGCGCGGTCTTCGAGTACGACGGGCCGCATCTGCGCGCCTGGGCCACCGCACTGCCGCGTGCCGGCGCCACCGCTCTGCACCAGGGACGCCGAGCCTGGGCCGTCGTGCCGGGCGGGGACGGCCACGAGCTCGACCGGCTGCGGGAGCGGGCGCAGGCCATCGTCGGCGAGGGGGTGGTGCGGGCCGCGTCCGGCCCGGTGGTCACCGGAGCCGATCGCACCGCGCACTCGTTCCGGGAGGCCGAGGTACTGCTCGCGCTGCTGCTGCGCCGGGGTGAGGCGGTGGTGCTGCCCTACGCGTCGCTCGGGCTGGCCCAGCTCCTCGTCACCGTGCCGCCGGAGCGCCTGCGCGAGTTCGTCGAACGCCATCTCGGACCACTGCTGCCCCGCGAGGACCTGGTTCGGACGCTGCGGGCCTGGCTGGCGTCGAGCGGTAGCCGGACCGCGGTCGCGGACGCGCTGCACCTGCACCGGAATTCGGTCGGCTACCGGGTCGGCCAGATCAAGGCGCTGCTCGGCGTCGATCCGCTCGATCCGGAGGCGATCGTGCTGCTCCAGGCCGCGCTGACCGCCCAAGAATTGTTGCTGGCGCTGGACGAGCACGACCCGGTGGTGGGCGGCTGGGCGTCCGACCGTCCCGGCGCGCGCAAGACGCCGTGA